One genomic window of Nicotiana sylvestris chromosome 10, ASM39365v2, whole genome shotgun sequence includes the following:
- the LOC104229349 gene encoding protein WVD2-like 7 isoform X1, which translates to MGESIVQTPAVKHKMGESVVSGPRLEVSVSFGRFENDALSWEKWSSFSPNKYLEEVEKCSTPGSVAQKKAYFEAHYKKIAAKKLEQLEEETQQVEKETEPHVSDGDFSSSNGEQKMLVKDFKTSDEVDEPKADTTVDLECDNLLLTNAKELTISGIDESKEDISVDKECVSSLVTEVKEGTVSGVDESKEDITIDVECDSSLVTKPKEETILGTCDQEEVHKVEEWNPEKECQDSVVEIPQADSEARKSSFKKSKTPKANVKIAPRKVHTVEDRVSAGTKKKLTSPVTKSARIFIPTSTQASTSKVITPSQPSVKKVSGTSTQRSNNTPLAQRKKVVPGSFASSPSQSSNKKLNGATPLSSNKKLNGATMQRSKNSPVLESKRAAPTSLHMSLSLSSANSTASNTTMRKSLIMEKMGDKDIVKRAFRAFQNSFSQGRSTGDMTYGGQDQALSKESEQKISTSLTPLKESERLRKMPNKEITLKGQSGARSAYLSSGAPKDGGMVKKKVNSIRASTGSRTDRSADKWKEEVTKVKIKRPGSNR; encoded by the exons ATGGGTGAATCCATTGTGCAAACTCCTGCTGTCAAGCACAAG ATGGGTGAGTCAGTTGTATCTGGTCCTAGACTTGAAGTATCAGTTTCATTTGGAAGGTTTGAGAATGATGCACTTTCTTGGGAGAAATGGTCATCTTTCTCCCCTAACAAGTATCTTGAAGAAGTTGAGAAGTGTTCGACACCTGGATCAGTAGCTCAGAAGAAGGCATATTTCGAAGCACATTACAAGAAGATTGCTGCTAAGAAGTTGGAGCAATTAGAGGAGGAAACACAACAAGTAGAAAAGGAAACGGAACCTCATGTTTCTGATGGTGATTTCAGTTCATCCAATGGTGAGCAGAAAATGTTGGTGAAAGATTTTAAGACTAGTGATGAAGTTGATGAGCCAAAGGCAGATACTACTGTTGATTTGGAATGTGATAACTTATTACTTACCAATGCTAAGGAACTAACTATATCGGGAATTGATGAGTCAAAAGAAGATATTTCTGTTGATAAAGAGTGTGTTAGCTCATTGGTTACTGAAGTTAAGGAAGGAACTGTATCGGGAGTCGATGAATCGAAGGAGGATATTACCATTGATGTGGAATGTGATAGCTCATTGGTTACTAAACCTAAGGAAGAAACTATTTTGGGAACATGTGATCAAGAAGAAGTTCATAAGGTTGAAGAATGGAATCCTGAAAAAGAATGTCAAGATAGTGTAGTAGAGATTCCACAAGCGGATTCTGAAGCACGAAAATCCTCGTTTAAGAAAAGCAAAACCCCTAAGGCAAATGTAAAGATTGCACCTCGAAAG GTACACACTGTGGAGGATCGGGTATCCGCTGGAACAAAGAAGAAACTGACATCACCTGTGACAAAATCCGCAAGAATTTTCATTCCAACATCTACGCAAGCATCAACTTCTAAGGTCATTACTCCATCTCAACCATCAGTGAAGAAAGTGAGTGGAACGTCAACTCAAAGAAGTAATAATACTCCTTTGGCACAACGAAAGAAAGTTGTTCCTGGGTCATTTGCGTCGTCACCTTCTCAATCGTCAAACAAAAAGTTGAATGGTGCAACGCCTTTATCCTCGAACAAAAAGTTGAACGGTGCAACAATGCAAAGGAGTAAAAATTCTCCTGTACTAGAGAGCAAGAGAGCAGCTCCGACATCATTACACATGTCTCTGAGTTTGAGTTCCGCAAATTCTACAGCTTCTAATACTACAATGAGAAAATCTTTAATCATGGAGAAGATGGGGGACAAGGATATTGTAAAGCGAGCATTTAGGGCTTTCCAGAACAGTTTTAGCCAAGGAAGATCTACCGGAGATATGACATATGGTGGACAAGACCAG GCGTTGTCAAAGGAATCCGAGCAGAAAATTTCAACTTCTCTGACTCCTCTGAAGGAGAGTGAAAG ATTAAGGAAGATGCCGAATAAGGAAATCACTCTAAAAGGCCAATCGGGGGCTCGTTCGGCTTATTTGTCATCAGG GGCACCTAAAGATGGTGGCATGGTGAAGAAAAAGGTGAATTCTATCAGAGCGTCTACGGGCTCGAGAACTGATAGATCAGCTGATAAATGGAAAGAG GAGGTTACCAAAGTGAAGATCAAACGACCTGGGTCAAATAGGTGA
- the LOC104229349 gene encoding protein WVD2-like 7 isoform X2, which yields MGESIVQTPAVKHKMGESVVSGPRLEVSVSFGRFENDALSWEKWSSFSPNKYLEEVEKCSTPGSVAQKKAYFEAHYKKIAAKKLEQLEEETQQVEKETEPHVSDGDFSSSNGEQKMLVKDFKTSDEVDEPKADTTVDLECDNLLLTNAKELTISGIDESKEDISVDKECVSSLVTEVKEGTVSGVDESKEDITIDVECDSSLVTKPKEETILGTCDQEEVHKVEEWNPEKECQDSVVEIPQADSEARKSSFKKSKTPKANVKIAPRKVHTVEDRVSAGTKKKLTSPVTKSARIFIPTSTQASTSKVITPSQPSVKKVSGTSTQRSNNTPLAQRKKVVPGSFASSPSQSSNKKLNGATPLSSNKKLNGATMQRSKNSPVLESKRAAPTSLHMSLSLSSANSTASNTTMRKSLIMEKMGDKDIVKRAFRAFQNSFSQGRSTGDMTYGGQDQALSKESEQKISTSLTPLKESESPSWHFLVFTRL from the exons ATGGGTGAATCCATTGTGCAAACTCCTGCTGTCAAGCACAAG ATGGGTGAGTCAGTTGTATCTGGTCCTAGACTTGAAGTATCAGTTTCATTTGGAAGGTTTGAGAATGATGCACTTTCTTGGGAGAAATGGTCATCTTTCTCCCCTAACAAGTATCTTGAAGAAGTTGAGAAGTGTTCGACACCTGGATCAGTAGCTCAGAAGAAGGCATATTTCGAAGCACATTACAAGAAGATTGCTGCTAAGAAGTTGGAGCAATTAGAGGAGGAAACACAACAAGTAGAAAAGGAAACGGAACCTCATGTTTCTGATGGTGATTTCAGTTCATCCAATGGTGAGCAGAAAATGTTGGTGAAAGATTTTAAGACTAGTGATGAAGTTGATGAGCCAAAGGCAGATACTACTGTTGATTTGGAATGTGATAACTTATTACTTACCAATGCTAAGGAACTAACTATATCGGGAATTGATGAGTCAAAAGAAGATATTTCTGTTGATAAAGAGTGTGTTAGCTCATTGGTTACTGAAGTTAAGGAAGGAACTGTATCGGGAGTCGATGAATCGAAGGAGGATATTACCATTGATGTGGAATGTGATAGCTCATTGGTTACTAAACCTAAGGAAGAAACTATTTTGGGAACATGTGATCAAGAAGAAGTTCATAAGGTTGAAGAATGGAATCCTGAAAAAGAATGTCAAGATAGTGTAGTAGAGATTCCACAAGCGGATTCTGAAGCACGAAAATCCTCGTTTAAGAAAAGCAAAACCCCTAAGGCAAATGTAAAGATTGCACCTCGAAAG GTACACACTGTGGAGGATCGGGTATCCGCTGGAACAAAGAAGAAACTGACATCACCTGTGACAAAATCCGCAAGAATTTTCATTCCAACATCTACGCAAGCATCAACTTCTAAGGTCATTACTCCATCTCAACCATCAGTGAAGAAAGTGAGTGGAACGTCAACTCAAAGAAGTAATAATACTCCTTTGGCACAACGAAAGAAAGTTGTTCCTGGGTCATTTGCGTCGTCACCTTCTCAATCGTCAAACAAAAAGTTGAATGGTGCAACGCCTTTATCCTCGAACAAAAAGTTGAACGGTGCAACAATGCAAAGGAGTAAAAATTCTCCTGTACTAGAGAGCAAGAGAGCAGCTCCGACATCATTACACATGTCTCTGAGTTTGAGTTCCGCAAATTCTACAGCTTCTAATACTACAATGAGAAAATCTTTAATCATGGAGAAGATGGGGGACAAGGATATTGTAAAGCGAGCATTTAGGGCTTTCCAGAACAGTTTTAGCCAAGGAAGATCTACCGGAGATATGACATATGGTGGACAAGACCAG GCGTTGTCAAAGGAATCCGAGCAGAAAATTTCAACTTCTCTGACTCCTCTGAAGGAGAGTGAAAG CCCCAGCTGGCACTTCTTGGTTTTTACTCGCCTCTGA
- the LOC104229348 gene encoding uncharacterized protein: MDRVCIYIAYNGKWTTDNKYLYHEIKLILVNDGITFEDLVEKIFQVLKLKRGEVQPTIWFDTNLETSKGMLVTNDEEVTTCIYLLKNDPNFKTSRFIVDMAERNSLSARYSKTEEVNIVQHEEMQIDRDEALIPVEPITEFESLETKEKSVDTAQSTHGMKLRKRSLPRKVIKKRKRSRSKRNDWPTVVLGGNASLDEIAVGSLFENKESLKKCFTNSAIQYHFKFKTVRSTKKRYYLKCYDDNCSWYLHASRVRDSALFKISKYVEDHSCSADVLQPDQQRHATSRVISDYIRELLPEYETEMTPNFVKEEMRKRFGLNISYHKAWRSIQLAFGVTKGSPEQNNELLPSESEQNNELLVSEPYKELLPSEPEQNNELLMPEPQQKNDLLPSEPEQNNDLLMSEPERNNELLPSEPEQNSELLMSEPEQKIELLPSELEQENDLLMSEPEQNNELLVSIPEQNNALLPSEPEQNNALLPSEPEQNNELLPSEPLRNNELIPSEERNPGRDDQAVLA; encoded by the coding sequence ATGGATAGGGTTTGCATCTATATTGCTTACAATGGAAAATGGACTACAGATAACAAGTATTTGTATCATGAGATCAAATTAATTCTTGTGAATGATGGAATAACGTTTGAAGATCTTGTCGAAAAGATTTTTCAGGTCCTAAAACTGAAAAGGGGTGAGGTTCAACCAACTATTTGGTTTGACACGAATCTAGAAACAAGCAAAGGGATGCTAGTGACAAACGACGAGGAAGTTACTACTTGCATCTACTTGCTGAAAAATGATCCAAATTTCAAAACTTCCCGTTTCATTGTTGATATGGCGGAAAGGAACTCTTTGTCAGCAAGGTATTCAAAAACCGAAGAAGTCAATATTGTACAACACGAGGAAATGCAGATTGACAGAGATGAGGCATTGATACCGGTTGAGCCAATAACGGAGTTTGAATCtctggaaacaaaagaaaaatctgtGGACACGGCACAATCAACGCATGGTATGAAACTAAGAAAAAGGTCCCTACCcagaaaagtaataaaaaaaagaaaaaggtcgaGGAGTAAAAGAAATGATTGGCCAACAGTGGTTTTGGGAGGAAATGCTTCATTGGATGAAATAGCTGTGGGATCGCTGTTTGAGAACAAAGAAAGTTTGAAGAAATGTTTCACAAATAGTGCAATTCAATACCACTTCAAATTCAAGACCGTCAGATCGACCAAAAAAAGGTATTATCTGAAGTGTTATGATGACAATTGCAGTTGGTATTTGCATGCTTCACGGGTCCGTGATTCTGCATTATTCAAGATTTCGAAGTATGTAGAAGACCATAGTTGCTCTGCTGATGTGCTTCAGCCTGACCAACAACGGCACGCAACATCCAGGGTCATATCCGATTATATCCGTGAGCTTCTACCTGAATATGAAACAGagatgacaccaaattttgtgaaggaagaaatgagaaagagatTTGGGCTGAACATTAGTTACCACAAAGCATGGCGATCAATACAATTAGCTTTTGGTGTGACAAAAGGAAGTCCAGAACAGAACAATGAATTGCTTCCCTCTGAATCCGAACAGAACAATGAATTGCTTGTATCTGAACCATACAAGGAATTGCTTCCCTCTGAACCAGAACAGAACAATGAGTTGCTTATGCCTGAACCACAACAGAAGAATGACTTGCTTCCGTCTGAACCGGAACAGAACAACGACTTGCTTATGTCTGAACCAGAACGCAACAATGAATTGCTTCCGTCTGAACCAGAACAGAACAGTGAATTGCTTATGTCTGAACCAGAACAGAAAATTGAGTTGCTTCCGTCTGAACTAGAACAGGAGAATGACTTGCTGATGTCTGAACCAGAACAGAACAATGAATTGCTTGTGTCTATACCAGAACAGAACAATGCATTGCTTCCATCTGAACCAGAACAGAACAATGCATTGCTTCCATCTGAACCAGAACAGAACAATGAATTGCTTCCGTCTGAACCATTACGGAACAATGAATTGATTCCATCTGAAGAAAGAAACCCAGGAAGGGATGATCAGGCCGTATTAGCATAG